The bacterium DNA segment GAACCGCTTCGGCTATGTCTCGTGCCAGGGGCACGGGGTCATCATCCGCCGCTCGGTGTGGCAGCAGGCCGGGGGCTTCCCCGAGATCATCTGCGAGGACATGGGCTTTGCGGCCCGGGCCCTGACGGTCGGCTACCGCGGGGTGTTCGTGCCCAGCGTCGTGGCCGAGGAGGCGACCCCGCCCACGTACCGCTCGCTGGTCAAGTCTCGCTCGCGCGTCATCCGGGGCGCGATCCAGTTCTTCCAGACCGAGTGGCCCGCCCTGGCCCACTCGCCGCACATCACGCTGATGGAGAAGCTGGACCTGCTGATCACCGAGTCGGCTGCCTACATCGGTCTGGTGGTGTGCGTCAGCCTGTGGGGCGGCCTCATCATCTCCTACCTCTACAGCCTGCAGGGCGTGAACGGCGACCAGCCGTGGCTGCCCTTCGTCTATGCCCTGGCCCCCGTGCTCGCCGCCGCCCCGATCCTGTACAAGATCCCCCGCGAGCCCGAGCGCTACGGCAAGTACTTGTTCGTCATGGCGGCCAACCACGCCACCCTCATGCCCACGCTGGCGGTCCGGGCCGTCGAGCAGACGCTGAAGCTGCGCCAGCCCATCTTCCATGTGACCGGCAAGATCGGCCGGCAGGAGCAGAGCCCGCTGGACTTCGTGTCCAGCATGCCCTTCGGCATCGCCCTGGTGGCCGGCGGGGTGGTCATGCACTCGCCCATGTCGCCCCTGGTCTTCTGCATCTCCCTGACGTTTCTGCTCACGCCGCTGCTGCGCTTCACCGAGCAGAAGGGCTTCCTGGGAGCCCTGGGGCGGCAGTGGGGCCTGGCGCCCTACCTGGCCATCGCCGCGCTCGGGCTGTGGATGCATTGACGGCAGAGGTTAGGGATTGGGGATTGGGTTACGGCCAAGGCACAACGGCAACGGCGTGAGCCGTTGCCGCTTTGGTATCTGCTGCTGTGTCCCTTACATGCGCTCGAGGCGGGCGATGCGCTCTTCCAGGGGCGGGTGGGTGGCGAAGAGGTTCATCAGTGACCGGCCTGTCAGCGGGCTGACGATGAACATGTGCGCGGTGGACGGCTCTGCCTGCATCGGGATCGCTTCATTGCCCCGCGCCAGCTTGCGCAGCGCGTTGGCCAGCGCGCGCGGATTGCCGCACAACTG contains these protein-coding regions:
- a CDS encoding glycosyltransferase → MLPKKPHVVVLTLTVWLVLSAANFGSFDATIPYEYGPWMHLAILSFYGWFMMFWLWGLHTLAHHILSFCPRLINPRPGDPKPNARVAILYTTCDDFDPEACASALRQTHLHTRLIVCDDSHEPQSRAMVDQWVAAQDRPILVVRRGTNQGFKAGNLNYAIEHYADEEYLLVCDADELIPPDFVERLLPYFSSDGVGFVQANHRARTIPRTHFAGTLALSVDVFFSHFLPAKNRFGYVSCQGHGVIIRRSVWQQAGGFPEIICEDMGFAARALTVGYRGVFVPSVVAEEATPPTYRSLVKSRSRVIRGAIQFFQTEWPALAHSPHITLMEKLDLLITESAAYIGLVVCVSLWGGLIISYLYSLQGVNGDQPWLPFVYALAPVLAAAPILYKIPREPERYGKYLFVMAANHATLMPTLAVRAVEQTLKLRQPIFHVTGKIGRQEQSPLDFVSSMPFGIALVAGGVVMHSPMSPLVFCISLTFLLTPLLRFTEQKGFLGALGRQWGLAPYLAIAALGLWMH